The following are from one region of the Desulfosalsimonas propionicica genome:
- the tsoX gene encoding HSGNPxU motif (seleno)protein TsoX gives MAELIVFHSGNSRULSCKKAVGIAKEMQEKFGDKLETRIHTLDSEEAKQYTFKSPTHVLFENEWVPLKVALDKTKMEAFLNERL, from the coding sequence ATGGCTGAACTGATCGTGTTTCACAGCGGAAACTCCAGGTGACTCTCCTGTAAAAAGGCTGTAGGTATAGCCAAAGAAATGCAGGAGAAATTTGGCGACAAACTGGAAACCAGGATTCACACCCTGGATTCTGAAGAGGCAAAGCAGTATACGTTTAAAAGTCCCACTCATGTTTTATTTGAAAATGAATGGGTACCCCTTAAAGTGGCCCTGGACAAAACCAAAATGGAGGCCTTTTTGAATGAAAGGCTTTAA